One window from the genome of Ignavibacteria bacterium encodes:
- a CDS encoding translation initiation factor encodes MTIDGNKKSVRVFLDDKKRKGKVVTIISGFQHNPQVIE; translated from the coding sequence ATGACAATTGATGGCAATAAAAAATCTGTTCGTGTTTTTCTTGATGATAAAAAACGGAAAGGAAAAGTTGTTACGATTATTTCCGGTTTTCAACATAATCCACAAGTGATTGAA